The Methanosphaera sp. BMS genome contains a region encoding:
- a CDS encoding DNA primase, producing MIKTSFINPFSNDAQKIVRQLGDMDSLNNRNEELFNIIIHTHSQYVSRDAQIPDTLQKLAYKRFEWFLYKKTDKYDEKNYEYLFNPDIYEYDVVAFYLLCQAIAIGYGPDSHEAKQFLESEKELISIRLGRIQRESYEYQTDFLRTTLNQLIDTNNIKWTDIKEVLELGELDLDNLLLSDGKVIVEYEDFIEEFGDLIEYRDPQMMYQVTCGFKLKNILLRSLIMIKTREYIKTVYEKSKKMVEPNPLLVNLAEDIRLLEDKIQELRFSSGSGSGNYKNDTQPTEFNMDAFPPCVRKCMKGIKSGGRNDAIVLFLTPFIAYARLCPGIFSIDERMKISMVDSSLDITHNEVIPLIYEAANACSPPLFSDQPQEKININSKLGFGMHTELKLDHEGETQWYTPMSCEKTKLHLSHLCVPNKDCKKIGNPLTYYNRKRRLLARENNNVVNEDNNKESTSNE from the coding sequence ATGATAAAAACTTCCTTTATTAACCCATTCAGTAATGATGCTCAAAAGATTGTTCGTCAATTGGGTGATATGGACTCATTAAATAATCGAAATGAGGAATTATTTAACATTATAATCCATACTCACTCACAATATGTTAGTAGAGATGCACAAATACCTGACACACTACAAAAATTAGCATATAAACGTTTTGAATGGTTTTTATATAAGAAAACCGATAAATATGATGAGAAAAATTATGAATATCTCTTCAATCCCGACATATATGAATACGATGTCGTGGCATTCTATCTGTTATGTCAGGCCATTGCCATAGGATATGGGCCGGATAGTCATGAAGCAAAGCAATTTTTGGAATCAGAAAAAGAATTGATATCAATCAGACTGGGCAGGATTCAAAGGGAATCATACGAATATCAAACGGATTTCTTAAGAACAACCCTAAATCAATTGATAGATACAAACAACATCAAATGGACAGACATAAAGGAAGTGCTGGAATTGGGCGAACTTGACCTGGATAACTTACTGCTATCTGACGGTAAGGTAATAGTGGAATATGAGGATTTTATAGAAGAATTTGGTGATTTGATAGAGTATCGTGATCCACAGATGATGTATCAGGTGACATGTGGATTTAAACTAAAAAATATCCTGCTTAGAAGTTTAATCATGATTAAAACAAGGGAATACATTAAAACGGTTTATGAAAAATCCAAGAAGATGGTGGAACCAAATCCGTTACTTGTAAATTTGGCAGAGGATATTCGTTTGCTTGAAGATAAAATCCAGGAATTGCGTTTTTCATCAGGCTCAGGTAGTGGAAATTATAAGAATGACACGCAGCCTACAGAATTTAACATGGATGCATTTCCACCATGTGTCAGAAAGTGCATGAAGGGAATAAAAAGCGGTGGACGTAATGATGCAATAGTATTGTTTTTAACACCATTTATAGCATATGCAAGACTGTGTCCGGGAATATTTTCAATCGATGAGAGAATGAAGATATCCATGGTGGATTCATCATTGGACATTACCCACAATGAAGTAATACCATTGATATATGAGGCTGCAAATGCATGCAGTCCTCCACTGTTTAGTGACCAGCCACAAGAAAAGATAAATATCAATTCAAAACTGGGATTCGGTATGCATACAGAACTTAAACTGGATCATGAGGGTGAAACTCAATGGTACACGCCTATGAGTTGTGAAAAAACAAAACTTCACCTGTCCCACTTATGTGTGCCAAATAAGGACTGTAAAAAAATAGGAAATCCGTTAACATACTATAATCGTAAGAGAAGATTGCTTGCAAGAGAAAACAATAATGTCGTAAATGAGGATAATAATAAAGAAAGCACGTCTAATGAATAG
- the priS gene encoding DNA primase catalytic subunit PriS, with translation MEIELKPASNYERKLFYKEEWNIDDVPSFIMDSLPSREFGFDHYGQGPNDRYKTFIDRARLKRFMKLKNPFAAYVSVAFYEKPEKRQGWKKSELVFDVDAKDIPIRTCDCEEGQVCDKCLNQAKEIVLMIRDVLKGDLGLKDINLVYSGRGYHVRVLDEEVMDSSSEIRGQVVQYVVGAKTFELLNPMDYKNLQHFIIPYGYPRNFTKWSKYTINHLTKNNQLNDVNKKLLNDTIKNRHLLDENQWGLFRANIGPIRYNKLIKAVSRVNMDITDTKVSIDLKRILRLPSTLHSKVSMKSTLIKNIEKFDPFDDAVPKFVYERK, from the coding sequence ATGGAAATTGAGTTAAAACCTGCATCAAACTATGAACGTAAACTATTCTATAAGGAAGAATGGAACATTGATGATGTACCCTCATTTATAATGGATTCCTTGCCTAGCAGGGAATTTGGTTTTGATCATTACGGACAGGGACCAAATGATCGTTATAAAACATTCATTGATAGGGCTAGACTAAAACGTTTCATGAAACTTAAAAATCCATTTGCAGCATACGTATCGGTAGCCTTTTATGAAAAACCTGAAAAAAGGCAGGGATGGAAAAAATCGGAATTGGTATTTGATGTGGATGCGAAGGATATACCGATACGTACATGTGACTGTGAGGAAGGACAGGTATGTGACAAATGCTTAAATCAGGCAAAAGAAATAGTGCTCATGATAAGGGATGTACTGAAGGGTGATTTGGGATTAAAGGACATTAACCTGGTCTATTCAGGTAGGGGCTATCACGTAAGGGTACTTGATGAGGAGGTTATGGATTCCTCCAGTGAAATCAGGGGACAGGTAGTGCAATATGTTGTAGGTGCCAAGACGTTCGAATTATTAAATCCAATGGACTATAAGAATCTTCAGCACTTCATCATACCATACGGCTATCCAAGAAACTTCACCAAATGGTCAAAGTACACCATCAATCACTTAACTAAAAATAACCAGTTGAATGATGTAAACAAGAAATTGCTTAATGATACAATTAAGAATAGGCATTTGTTGGATGAGAATCAATGGGGGTTATTCAGGGCAAATATTGGTCCAATAAGATATAATAAACTTATCAAGGCGGTAAGCAGGGTTAATATGGACATTACTGATACTAAGGTTTCAATTGACTTAAAGCGTATATTAAGGCTTCCATCCACACTTCATTCCAAGGTCAGCATGAAGTCGACGCTGATAAAGAATATTGAAAAATTCGATCCATTTGACGATGCCGTTCCAAAGTTTGTATATGAAAGAAAATAA